A portion of the Pseudorasbora parva isolate DD20220531a chromosome 1, ASM2467924v1, whole genome shotgun sequence genome contains these proteins:
- the bco1l gene encoding beta,beta-carotene 15,15'-dioxygenase, whose translation MSSIAQLQFSMLSFFWRNGVETPEPLKAEVSGSIPPWLQGTLLRNGPGLFSVGNTSYKHWFDGMALLHSFTFKDGDVFYRSKFLKSETFKKNIAANRIVVSEFGTMVYPDPCKNIFSKAFSYLLNAIPDFTDNNLINIIKYGEDYYASSEVNYINQIDPLTLDTIGRTNYRNHIAINLATAHPHYDDEGNTYNMGTAIMNFGRPKYVIFKVPANASDKEKKPALGKLEQVCAIPFRSSLYPSYFHSFGMTENYIIFVEQAFKLDILKLATAYFRDVNWGSCLKFDKDDITLIHLVNKKTGKTVSTKYYADPFVVFHHINAYEEDGHVVFDLITYQDSNLYEMFYIQNMKQDVADFIETNKDFSQPTCQRFVLPLNIDKETPSDTNLVKLQDTTATAVLQQDGSLYCTPDTIFEGLELPGINYKFNSKKYRYFFGTRVEWSPYPSKIAKVDIVTRTHTVWMEEECYPSEPVFVASPGAVEEDDGIILSSVVSFNPQKPPFLVVLDAKSFKEIGRATIDAAIHMDLHGLFIHEKST comes from the exons ATGTCATCGATAGCTCAGCTTCAGTTCAGCATGTTGTCTTTTTTCTGGAGAAACGGAGTGGAGACGCCGGAGCCGCTTAAAGCAGAGGTGTCAG GCTCCATCCCACCATGGCTTCAGGGGACACTTTTACGCAATGGTCCTGGTCTTTTCTCAGTTGGTAACACTTCATACAAGCACTGGTTTGATGGAATGGCACTCCTTCACAGTTTCACCTTCAAAGATG GGGATGTATTTTACAGGAGTAAATTCTTGAAGAGTGAAACGTTCAAAAAGAACATTGCTGCCAATAGGATCGTTGTGTCTGAATTCGGGACCATGGTTTACCCAGATCCCTGCAAGAATATATTCTCAAA AGCCTTCAGTTACCTGCTGAACGCCATTCCAGATTTCACAGATAATAATCTCATAAACATCATAAAATATGGTGAAGATTATTACGCATCATCTGAAGTGAACTACATTAACCAAATTGACCCACTGACACTCGACACGATAGGAAGA ACGAACTACAGAAACCACATCGCCATCAACTTGGCAACCGCACACCCTCACTATGATGATGAAGGGAACACGTACAACATGGGCACTGCCATTATGAACTTCGGCAGACCGAAATATGTTATTTTCAAGGTGCCTGCCAATGCCTCAG ATAAAGAGAAGAAGCCAGCCCTCGGGAAGTTGGAACAAGTTTGCGCCATTCCTTTCCGCTCCTCTTTGTATCCAAGCTACTTCCACAGCTTTGGCATGACGGAGAACTACATTATCTTTGTGGAGCAGGCCTTCAAGCTGGATATCCTCAAACTGGCCACGGCTTACTTCAGAGATGTCAACTGGGGCAGTTGCCTGAAATTCGACAAAGATGACATT ACACTGATCCATCTGGTTAATAAGAAGACTGGGAAAACCGTGAGCACGAAGTACTACGCAGACCCATTTGTTGTCTTCCATCACATTAATGCTTATGAGGAAGATGGCCATGTCGTCTTTGACTTGATTACATACCAGGACAGCAATCTGTAcgaaatgttttatatacaaAACATGAAGCAAGATGTTGCAGACTTTATAGAGACCAACAAGGACTTTTCTCAACCAACATGCCAGCGGTTTGTCCTTCCTCTCAACATAGACAAG GAAACTCCATCAGACACTAACCTGGTCAAGCTGCAGGACACAACAGCCACAGCAGTGTTGCAGCAGGACGGCTCACTCTACTGCACCCCTGACACTATTTTTGAGG GCTTAGAATTACCAGGTATCAACTACAAATTCAACAGCAAGAAGTACAGGTACTTCTTTGGCACCAGGGTGGAGTGGTCGCCCTATCCAAGCAAG ATCGCAAAAGTGGACATAGTTACCAGGACACATACAGTGTGGATGGAGGAGGAATGTTACCCATCCGAGCCAGTGTTTGTGGCATCTCCAGGTGCTGTTGAAGAAGATGATG GTATTATCCTTTCCTCTGTGGTTTCATTCAATCCCCAAAAGCCACCTTTCCTTGTGGTCCTGGATGCTAAGTCATTTAAAGAGATCGGCCGCGCTACCATTGATGCTGCTATTCATATGGACCTGCATGGGCTTTTCATCCATGAGAAGTCTACCTAA